A genomic segment from Candidatus Brocadia sinica JPN1 encodes:
- the gltX gene encoding glutamate--tRNA ligase — translation MSSNVKVRFAPSPTGYLHIGGARTALFNWLFARHNKGVFLLRIEDTDQQRSTEEATQAILDSMKWLGLDWDEGPYFQSQRLPVYKQHAEKLVEQGKAFYDTDAEGRKAIRFTMQDGVTEINDLIHGTITFDTSLIEDFVILKADGFPTYNFACVVDDAEMGITHIIRGDDHISNTPKQIALYKAFGFKMPEFAHIPMILGEDGSRLSKRHGATSVTEYRDKGYLPHALVNFLALLGWSPGNDQEIISIPEMIEKFTLKRANKTSAQFNNVKLDWMNGQYIKNTPVEQLIPEVKEFFEKSGVDMTKIAERWLFNLVELHHERFRTFQDLLNQTRFFFADTIEYDQTAVGKFLKKEGVGELLKEVHSAISQVDNFDKKNLEDSLRALTEKLGIGFSKLAQPMRVAITGRSVSAGIFETMELLGKEKTIKRLNYAIKNQCETPEAMRF, via the coding sequence TTGAGTTCTAACGTTAAAGTTCGTTTTGCGCCGAGCCCTACGGGTTATCTCCATATCGGCGGGGCACGGACGGCGCTTTTTAACTGGCTTTTTGCACGGCATAATAAGGGTGTTTTTTTATTACGCATAGAAGATACCGATCAGCAGCGTTCTACCGAAGAGGCCACACAGGCCATCCTCGATAGCATGAAATGGCTGGGGTTAGATTGGGATGAGGGTCCATACTTCCAAAGCCAACGATTACCCGTTTATAAGCAACATGCAGAGAAACTGGTAGAACAAGGGAAGGCATTTTACGATACTGATGCCGAGGGACGTAAGGCGATACGTTTTACGATGCAGGATGGGGTGACAGAAATCAACGACCTTATCCACGGCACCATCACCTTTGATACATCCCTTATTGAGGATTTCGTCATACTGAAGGCCGACGGCTTCCCCACCTATAATTTTGCCTGTGTTGTTGATGATGCTGAAATGGGGATTACCCATATTATCCGTGGAGATGACCACATATCGAACACCCCAAAACAGATCGCCCTTTACAAGGCCTTTGGATTTAAAATGCCTGAATTTGCCCATATCCCGATGATCCTTGGGGAAGATGGGTCGAGGTTGAGCAAGCGTCATGGGGCAACCTCTGTCACTGAATATCGGGACAAGGGCTATTTGCCTCACGCCCTGGTAAATTTTCTCGCCCTGCTGGGATGGTCGCCTGGGAACGACCAGGAGATCATATCGATCCCGGAAATGATTGAGAAGTTTACCTTAAAACGCGCAAACAAAACGAGCGCCCAATTCAACAACGTAAAACTGGACTGGATGAACGGTCAATATATCAAAAATACCCCCGTTGAACAATTAATCCCAGAAGTGAAGGAATTTTTTGAGAAATCGGGCGTTGATATGACAAAGATCGCTGAAAGGTGGTTGTTCAATTTGGTGGAATTGCATCACGAACGGTTCAGGACCTTTCAGGATTTGCTTAACCAGACGCGGTTCTTCTTTGCCGATACGATTGAGTACGATCAAACAGCTGTAGGCAAATTCCTCAAAAAGGAAGGGGTTGGTGAATTGTTGAAAGAGGTGCACTCGGCTATTTCACAGGTAGACAATTTTGACAAGAAAAATCTGGAAGACTCCCTGCGGGCCTTGACCGAAAAGCTGGGCATTGGATTTTCCAAGCTTGCACAGCCGATGCGTGTGGCCATTACGGGCAGGAGTGTAAGCGCCGGTATTTTTGAAACGATGGAGCTATTGGGAAAGGAAAAAACCATAAAAAGGCTCAACTACGCCATAAAAAATCAGTGTGAAACACCAGAAGCAATGAGGTTTTGA
- the thpR gene encoding RNA 2',3'-cyclic phosphodiesterase, whose amino-acid sequence MNVRLFVAIEITGEIRKKLAEFQDELKRVDADVGWVAPENIHITLKFIGAMDEEKIEAVVTIIKDSVIHIKPFDLDYRGVGALPTEKNPRVVFAHVIDTGGVLTRIHERLDNQLVALGVEHEDRKFAAHLTVGRIKTRRNVRKLIENLNSYNGFDFGSEHVAQVVLMKSDLSPEGPIYTKLHSVDLI is encoded by the coding sequence ATGAACGTAAGGCTTTTTGTTGCAATTGAAATTACCGGGGAAATCAGAAAAAAATTAGCGGAATTTCAGGATGAGCTGAAAAGGGTGGATGCGGACGTCGGTTGGGTAGCCCCGGAAAATATCCATATTACGTTGAAGTTTATTGGCGCTATGGACGAAGAAAAAATTGAGGCAGTTGTTACGATAATAAAAGATTCTGTGATCCATATAAAGCCATTTGATCTTGATTATAGAGGAGTAGGTGCTCTTCCAACGGAGAAGAATCCACGGGTTGTTTTTGCCCATGTGATAGATACGGGCGGAGTCTTAACAAGGATCCATGAAAGACTGGATAATCAATTGGTAGCGCTGGGTGTGGAACATGAGGATCGTAAATTCGCAGCCCACCTGACGGTGGGACGTATAAAAACGCGCAGGAATGTAAGAAAGCTTATCGAGAATCTGAATTCGTACAATGGGTTTGATTTTGGTTCAGAACATGTGGCGCAGGTGGTTTTAATGAAGAGCGACCTTTCGCCGGAGGGACCCATATATACGAAGTTACATAGTGTTGATTTAATTTAA
- the recA gene encoding recombinase RecA, with the protein MISKPEDAEKEKRQQALERAISQIEKQYGRGTIMKLGGETRVDVPTISTGALSLDIALGVGGIPRGRIVEIFGPESSGKTTLTLHIIANAQKGGGAAAFIDAEHALDPDYARKLGVDLNNLMVNQPDTGEQALEIAELLVRSNAVDIVAIDSVAALVPRAEIEGEMGDAHVGLQARLMSQALRKLTGCISKSQTCVIFINQIREKIGVMYGGNPETTPGGRALKFYSSVRIDIRRIGSIKDGEVTIGNRVRATIAKNKVAAPFKKAEFDILYNTGISRAGDIIDLGVEHQIIDKSGTWFSYGEIRLGQGRENSRQFVEGKPELMKEIEQSILKKIKPELVTEKAPEKASEKTKAESASKKGEK; encoded by the coding sequence ATGATATCGAAACCAGAGGATGCAGAAAAGGAAAAACGACAGCAAGCTTTAGAAAGAGCGATTTCACAGATCGAGAAACAGTACGGGAGAGGAACGATCATGAAGCTGGGGGGCGAGACGAGGGTGGACGTCCCTACCATCTCAACCGGGGCACTATCTCTCGACATTGCGCTCGGTGTGGGAGGAATCCCGCGCGGAAGGATCGTTGAAATATTTGGTCCGGAATCTTCGGGGAAAACCACCCTGACCCTTCACATTATCGCTAACGCCCAGAAGGGGGGTGGCGCTGCAGCCTTTATTGACGCCGAACATGCGCTTGACCCCGACTATGCCAGGAAATTGGGGGTAGATTTAAACAATCTCATGGTTAATCAGCCAGATACCGGGGAGCAGGCACTGGAGATTGCGGAATTGCTGGTGAGGAGCAATGCGGTAGATATCGTCGCGATTGATTCTGTGGCGGCCCTTGTTCCCCGCGCAGAGATTGAAGGGGAAATGGGTGATGCACACGTGGGGTTGCAAGCCAGGTTGATGTCGCAGGCATTGCGCAAGTTGACGGGTTGTATTTCAAAATCTCAGACCTGTGTTATTTTCATTAACCAGATTCGGGAGAAGATCGGCGTTATGTACGGGGGAAACCCGGAGACAACCCCGGGCGGCAGGGCGTTGAAGTTTTACTCCTCCGTGCGTATCGATATCCGGAGAATCGGGAGCATAAAAGACGGTGAAGTGACCATCGGGAATAGGGTTCGTGCCACTATCGCTAAAAATAAGGTCGCGGCACCATTTAAGAAGGCGGAGTTTGATATCCTGTATAATACGGGCATATCACGTGCTGGTGATATTATTGACCTTGGGGTCGAACATCAAATCATTGACAAGTCTGGCACCTGGTTTTCCTATGGTGAAATTCGGTTGGGACAGGGCAGGGAAAATTCCAGGCAGTTTGTCGAAGGAAAGCCCGAATTGATGAAGGAAATAGAACAATCTATCCTGAAAAAGATAAAACCGGAATTGGTTACAGAAAAAGCCCCTGAGAAAGCTTCCGAAAAGACAAAGGCAGAATCGGCCTCAAAAAAGGGTGAAAAATAA
- the alaS gene encoding alanine--tRNA ligase, which produces MKTNDIRSKFLKFFEKKSHVIWPSDSLVPQNDPTLLFTGAGMNQFKDMFLGKGNLAFKKATTCQKCLRTGDIDNVGKTASHHTFFEMLGNFSFGDYFKKETIGWAWEFLVQELKIPEGRLSVSVYRDDHESYEIWEKHVGVPRSKIYRYGEKDNFWPADAPLLGPNGPCGPCSEIFFDQGEKVGCGRKECEPACDCDRFVEIWNLVFTQYNRTEGGKLVPLPNRNVDTGMGLERMARVMQGVQTNFDIDIFSPIIKSLEEIAQLKYSGQGEHAVLMRRIADHVKACVFCISDGVLPSNEGRGYVERRLLRRAIRDGTQLGIKDCFLYKLVPVVSNVMQEYYPDIKQRRENIARIVKSEEEKFHETLELGTTKLKELMDTLQRNNQKILSGQEAFKLYDTYGFPLDMTESILSEKGFTVDKDGFENELKRQRLQARTSSQMTGQVFDTGPLSKIKDISKGTEFLGYEKYECEGRVVAIIRGDQLVGVATAGNEVTVILDRTPFYGESGGQIGDTGVLEGEGNHVRIADTKKNNDFILHIGKVAKGELRTGSLVHARIDVQRRNSIRRNHSATHILHYVLRKVIGQHAEQSGSLVTPDRLRFDFHHFSGLTKEEIARIEDMVNEKILENVLVSVKELPIQEARNAGAMALFGEKYGELVRMASVGDFSKELCGGTHVDYSGEIGLFRIVGESSVAAGIRRIEAMTGMAALHRGREKERVILEMCNVLNANEDKLITKTQELLHELKNLQKEAHKVKQKEIHGKVDSFFENAKEVSGVKIITRKIEDAAADDLRKTVDVLMKSAKEMAIVLGTAQNGRVTIVAAVSPHLVRCGLHAGNISKEVAKIVGGGGGGRPDMAQAGGQYVEKLDEALSFAAELLSKKILEDVDA; this is translated from the coding sequence ATGAAGACAAATGATATCCGCAGTAAATTTCTGAAATTTTTTGAAAAAAAGTCTCACGTAATCTGGCCCAGCGACTCATTGGTTCCGCAGAATGACCCCACCCTTCTCTTTACCGGTGCGGGAATGAATCAGTTTAAAGACATGTTTCTGGGCAAAGGGAATTTAGCCTTTAAAAAGGCAACCACCTGCCAGAAATGCCTCCGTACGGGTGATATTGATAATGTGGGCAAGACGGCCTCCCATCATACATTTTTCGAAATGCTGGGGAATTTTTCCTTCGGGGATTATTTTAAGAAAGAGACGATTGGATGGGCATGGGAATTCCTGGTTCAGGAGTTGAAAATCCCGGAGGGTCGTTTGAGTGTAAGTGTTTATAGAGACGATCACGAGTCATACGAAATCTGGGAAAAACACGTTGGTGTTCCCAGGTCAAAGATTTATCGGTATGGTGAAAAGGACAACTTTTGGCCCGCGGACGCGCCGCTATTGGGTCCTAATGGCCCCTGCGGACCTTGTTCTGAGATATTTTTCGATCAGGGAGAAAAAGTTGGCTGCGGGCGAAAGGAATGTGAGCCTGCTTGTGATTGCGACCGGTTTGTAGAAATATGGAATCTCGTATTCACACAATACAACCGCACAGAAGGAGGCAAGCTGGTACCGTTACCAAATAGAAACGTAGATACGGGGATGGGGCTGGAAAGAATGGCACGTGTCATGCAAGGGGTGCAAACTAACTTTGACATTGATATCTTCAGTCCTATTATTAAATCCCTGGAAGAAATTGCGCAGTTGAAATATAGCGGACAAGGAGAGCATGCCGTACTCATGCGCCGGATTGCAGATCATGTGAAGGCGTGTGTGTTTTGTATTTCTGACGGCGTCTTACCCAGCAACGAAGGGCGTGGATATGTCGAAAGGCGGTTGTTGCGGCGCGCTATACGGGATGGTACACAACTGGGTATAAAAGATTGCTTTTTATACAAACTGGTACCAGTTGTAAGCAATGTGATGCAGGAATATTATCCCGATATTAAGCAGCGCAGAGAGAATATTGCCCGGATTGTGAAAAGTGAAGAGGAGAAATTTCACGAGACCCTGGAACTGGGAACGACCAAACTGAAAGAACTCATGGACACTTTGCAAAGGAACAACCAAAAAATTCTTTCTGGTCAGGAAGCCTTTAAATTGTACGACACGTATGGTTTCCCTTTAGATATGACTGAATCGATTCTCAGTGAGAAAGGATTCACAGTGGATAAGGATGGCTTTGAGAACGAACTCAAAAGGCAGCGGTTGCAGGCAAGGACATCGTCTCAAATGACCGGCCAGGTCTTCGATACAGGCCCTCTGAGTAAAATTAAAGACATTTCGAAAGGTACAGAATTTCTTGGCTATGAGAAGTATGAATGTGAAGGAAGGGTAGTTGCCATTATCCGGGGCGACCAGCTTGTTGGTGTGGCTACGGCGGGAAATGAAGTTACAGTGATATTAGACCGAACACCTTTTTACGGTGAATCGGGTGGACAAATTGGTGATACGGGTGTTTTGGAAGGAGAAGGGAATCATGTCCGTATTGCCGATACGAAAAAGAATAATGATTTTATTTTGCACATAGGAAAGGTGGCAAAGGGGGAGCTGAGGACGGGTAGTTTGGTTCATGCCAGAATTGACGTCCAGCGAAGGAACTCCATTCGGAGGAACCACTCGGCAACGCATATACTCCATTATGTCTTGCGAAAAGTGATCGGCCAGCATGCAGAACAGTCTGGTTCCCTGGTAACCCCTGACCGCTTGCGCTTTGATTTTCATCATTTTTCCGGGTTGACAAAAGAAGAAATAGCGCGGATTGAAGATATGGTTAATGAGAAAATTTTAGAAAATGTACTTGTATCGGTAAAAGAATTACCTATCCAGGAGGCAAGGAATGCTGGTGCTATGGCCCTGTTTGGGGAAAAATATGGAGAACTTGTCAGGATGGCTTCTGTTGGCGATTTCAGCAAAGAGTTGTGTGGTGGAACACATGTTGATTACTCGGGGGAAATCGGATTGTTTCGAATTGTTGGTGAATCCTCCGTTGCGGCAGGAATCAGGCGTATTGAAGCAATGACAGGCATGGCGGCATTACACAGGGGTAGAGAAAAAGAAAGAGTTATCCTGGAAATGTGTAACGTCCTGAATGCCAACGAAGATAAGTTGATTACAAAAACTCAGGAATTATTACACGAATTAAAGAATCTCCAAAAAGAGGCACACAAGGTCAAACAAAAAGAAATACATGGTAAGGTTGATTCTTTTTTCGAAAACGCCAAAGAAGTTTCTGGGGTAAAGATTATTACAAGGAAAATAGAGGATGCGGCTGCAGACGATTTGAGAAAAACGGTAGATGTATTAATGAAATCTGCCAAAGAGATGGCTATCGTATTGGGTACCGCACAAAATGGACGTGTTACGATAGTTGCCGCTGTGAGTCCTCATTTGGTCAGGTGCGGTTTACATGCAGGGAACATCTCGAAGGAGGTGGCAAAGATAGTTGGCGGTGGAGGCGGAGGCAGGCCCGATATGGCTCAGGCAGGAGGGCAATATGTGGAAAAATTAGATGAAGCGCTGAGCTTCGCTGCAGAGTTGTTAAGCAAAAAAATACTCGAAGACGTTGACGCGTAG
- the rpmF gene encoding 50S ribosomal protein L32 gives MPNPKRRFSNSRTRKRRTHDKLTPPVIPLAENMGKGTGARSKRYICSHCKQVNQPHTVCHNCGYYRGKQVISVGK, from the coding sequence ATGCCTAATCCAAAGAGAAGGTTTTCGAATTCAAGAACTCGCAAAAGACGAACGCACGACAAATTAACCCCCCCTGTTATTCCACTTGCTGAAAACATGGGGAAAGGTACAGGTGCGCGCTCAAAGCGTTATATTTGCTCACATTGTAAACAGGTAAATCAACCGCACACGGTTTGTCACAACTGCGGGTATTACCGGGGTAAACAGGTTATTTCTGTTGGAAAGTAG
- the plsX gene encoding phosphate acyltransferase PlsX gives MRVVVDAMGGDKAPREVVMGSVRAAQQFPDDGILLVGDEKVIERELAACGTTPRNITIYHASQVVGMDDPATFSIRQKTNSSITRSVELVASGEAVAVVSAGHTGATVAASTLHLRTLKGVRRPGIAAPIPTRLGTCLVIDVGANIACKPLHLLQYGVMATIYSKYIFGIKNPRVGLLNIGEEDAKGNDLAKETFSLLSNSSLNFVGNVEGREIFDSKADIVVCEGFVGNVLLKFGEGLSMSLLSTIKAEAMKSFWTKLGLFLCKSAFGPLRAKMDFTEYGGVPLLGVNGVCIICHGRSDSKAIQNAVRVALQLSKNKVNEHIVSELEKANVPAANVT, from the coding sequence ATGAGAGTTGTGGTTGATGCAATGGGTGGGGATAAAGCTCCACGCGAAGTTGTTATGGGATCTGTCAGGGCGGCGCAGCAATTTCCGGATGACGGGATTTTGCTGGTTGGTGATGAAAAAGTAATAGAACGTGAACTGGCCGCTTGCGGAACAACCCCGAGAAATATTACCATTTATCATGCATCTCAGGTAGTCGGTATGGACGACCCTGCGACGTTTTCCATACGTCAGAAAACTAATTCATCAATCACACGAAGTGTCGAGCTTGTGGCAAGTGGTGAGGCTGTCGCCGTAGTGAGCGCAGGACATACAGGTGCAACGGTCGCTGCATCAACATTGCATTTGCGAACCCTTAAGGGGGTACGTCGTCCAGGTATTGCGGCTCCCATTCCGACCCGGCTCGGTACCTGTCTGGTTATTGACGTAGGAGCAAACATCGCCTGCAAACCGCTACATCTTCTCCAATATGGTGTGATGGCAACAATATACAGCAAATATATCTTCGGTATCAAAAATCCGCGGGTAGGACTTCTGAATATTGGTGAAGAGGATGCTAAGGGAAATGATCTTGCGAAAGAAACGTTTTCTCTTCTCTCCAATTCATCTTTAAATTTTGTGGGAAATGTAGAAGGTCGTGAAATATTTGATAGTAAAGCCGACATTGTTGTTTGCGAAGGTTTTGTGGGAAATGTCCTGTTGAAATTCGGGGAAGGGCTTTCCATGAGCCTTCTATCAACGATTAAAGCAGAAGCAATGAAGAGCTTCTGGACGAAGCTGGGTCTGTTTTTGTGCAAATCAGCCTTTGGTCCACTAAGGGCTAAAATGGACTTTACTGAATACGGCGGTGTTCCTTTGTTAGGTGTTAATGGCGTTTGTATTATATGTCATGGCAGGTCTGATTCCAAGGCTATACAAAATGCCGTAAGAGTTGCATTGCAGTTATCAAAAAACAAAGTCAACGAGCATATTGTTTCCGAACTGGAAAAGGCCAATGTACCTGCGGCAAATGTTACGTAA
- a CDS encoding beta-ketoacyl-ACP synthase III — protein MQQNQRASITGIGSYVPGKVLTNYDLEKMVDTSDDWIIQRTGIRERRIVENGQITSDLATQASLRAMEDAGVSPKDLDMIITSTITPDHIFPSTSCYIQQKIGASRASAFDILAACAGFIYAMSIGQSFVNSGAMETVLVVGAECLSKITDYTDRSTCVLFGDGAGAVIIQKSSTKHEILSTSLAADGSQADILIMPGGGAKNPASLASVQQRNHYIQFKGKEVFKLAINNITNLIIETVTKNGLGLEDIDLIIPHQSNLRIIEATMEKLGLPMEKAFVNIDKYGNTSSASIPIAIDEARKEGRLSKGDIVMLVAFGGGLTWGSSVIRW, from the coding sequence ATGCAACAGAATCAAAGGGCATCTATTACAGGTATAGGATCCTATGTGCCGGGTAAGGTGTTGACAAATTATGATTTAGAAAAGATGGTTGATACCAGCGATGACTGGATTATCCAACGAACAGGTATTAGAGAACGCCGTATCGTTGAAAATGGTCAAATAACGTCTGACCTTGCTACCCAGGCATCCCTGCGGGCAATGGAAGATGCCGGAGTTTCCCCCAAAGATTTAGACATGATTATTACATCGACAATTACCCCCGACCATATCTTTCCTTCGACATCGTGTTATATACAGCAGAAAATAGGGGCAAGCAGGGCGAGCGCTTTTGATATATTGGCGGCATGCGCTGGATTTATTTATGCAATGTCTATTGGACAAAGCTTTGTAAATTCAGGGGCAATGGAAACCGTCCTCGTGGTAGGAGCGGAGTGCTTGTCAAAGATTACAGACTATACTGATCGTTCAACGTGCGTGTTGTTTGGAGATGGCGCTGGTGCCGTTATTATACAAAAAAGCAGCACAAAACACGAAATTCTTTCTACGAGCTTAGCTGCAGACGGATCGCAGGCAGACATACTGATCATGCCCGGAGGAGGGGCAAAAAATCCTGCATCTTTAGCATCGGTTCAACAAAGGAACCATTATATTCAATTTAAAGGTAAAGAAGTATTCAAACTGGCAATTAATAATATAACGAACCTGATTATAGAAACGGTAACCAAGAATGGGCTCGGCCTTGAGGATATCGACTTAATTATTCCCCATCAGAGCAATCTGAGAATCATTGAAGCGACTATGGAAAAACTCGGGTTGCCCATGGAAAAGGCGTTTGTAAACATTGATAAATACGGAAACACATCCTCGGCCTCCATTCCCATTGCAATTGATGAGGCCAGAAAGGAAGGCCGCCTCTCCAAAGGCGATATTGTTATGCTGGTGGCTTTTGGGGGAGGGTTAACGTGGGGATCTTCGGTCATTCGGTGGTAG
- the fabD gene encoding ACP S-malonyltransferase, translating to MGIFGHSVVESMRKIVLLFPGQGTQYVGMGKDFYTQFKEAQEIFNQANEILGFDIAELCFHGKQEELNKTSACQPAILVNSLAILEVLKRNSAIQGNTYLAAAGLSLGEYTAHVSAGSMAFRDAVRLVYKRGMFMQEACNANPGGMVSIIGLEDEKVEQICAEVRPLGVICAANYNSPGQVVISGEKPLLEKASVLARERGARMVVPLKVDGAFHSDLMSPASDKLAKELEATPISKPNVPVVANIHAQYVREPDEIKASLAKQLNSPVRWHQSISMLIQNGCNQFYEIGPGKTLSGLMKRIDSTQEIKNIDTVEAFENMIKLN from the coding sequence GTGGGGATCTTCGGTCATTCGGTGGTAGAAAGCATGCGAAAGATAGTATTACTTTTCCCTGGCCAGGGCACTCAATATGTGGGAATGGGTAAGGATTTTTATACACAGTTCAAAGAGGCGCAAGAGATATTCAATCAGGCGAATGAGATTCTGGGTTTCGATATAGCAGAACTTTGTTTCCACGGAAAACAAGAGGAGTTAAACAAGACCTCTGCTTGTCAGCCGGCCATACTGGTGAATAGCCTGGCAATACTGGAAGTCTTGAAAAGAAATTCAGCAATTCAGGGAAACACCTATCTTGCAGCGGCTGGGCTGAGCCTGGGAGAATATACAGCCCATGTGTCCGCTGGTTCTATGGCCTTCAGGGATGCTGTGAGACTGGTGTATAAACGGGGTATGTTTATGCAAGAAGCGTGTAATGCAAATCCTGGTGGAATGGTTTCTATAATTGGACTGGAGGATGAAAAAGTCGAGCAGATATGTGCGGAGGTGAGGCCGTTGGGAGTTATCTGTGCTGCAAATTATAATAGTCCTGGACAGGTTGTTATTTCGGGTGAAAAGCCTTTGTTAGAAAAGGCATCTGTTCTTGCCAGGGAACGAGGTGCAAGGATGGTTGTGCCTTTGAAGGTCGATGGGGCGTTTCACTCGGATTTAATGAGTCCGGCAAGTGATAAACTTGCAAAGGAGCTGGAAGCAACTCCAATCTCGAAGCCAAACGTCCCTGTTGTGGCAAATATCCATGCACAGTATGTAAGGGAGCCTGACGAGATAAAAGCATCTCTGGCGAAACAGTTAAATAGCCCGGTTCGGTGGCATCAGTCGATCTCTATGCTGATACAAAACGGATGTAATCAGTTTTATGAGATTGGTCCTGGGAAAACTTTATCGGGACTTATGAAGAGGATTGACTCTACTCAGGAAATCAAAAACATTGACACCGTAGAGGCCTTTGAAAATATGATAAAATTGAACTAA
- a CDS encoding acyl carrier protein, protein MSAVEDKVKEIITKQMGVKAEQITKETSFINDLGADSLDTVELIMEFEDAFDMNIPDEDAEKIRTVGDAIKYIEEHK, encoded by the coding sequence GTGTCAGCAGTTGAAGATAAGGTGAAAGAAATTATTACAAAACAGATGGGTGTAAAAGCCGAACAGATCACAAAAGAGACGTCATTTATCAATGATCTGGGAGCTGATTCTTTGGATACCGTAGAATTGATCATGGAATTTGAAGACGCATTTGATATGAATATCCCTGATGAAGATGCAGAGAAGATACGGACGGTGGGAGATGCTATTAAATACATCGAGGAACACAAATAA
- the fabF gene encoding beta-ketoacyl-ACP synthase II yields MQKRRRVVITGVGAITSLGQEKDQIWSALCNGKSGIKPITSFDTSAFDVHFGGEVSDFDPVQWFDVKEARRLDRFSQFAIVASIQAVKDAELNTESFDKTRVGVVVGSGMGGLIELESQHEILLKKGPSRISPFLIPKLMVNAASAQVAIRFGLKGPNYALVTACTTGVNAIGEAVGIIQRGDADVMLAGSSEAVITPLALGGFSSMKALSTRNKEPQKASRPFDKDRDGFVLSEGAGVVVLEEFETARKRGANIYAEVLGYGLNSDAYHIAAPEPNGEGAMRCMTSALKDAQCNPEEIGYINAHATSTPIGDNIEMKAVKKVFGLNAPKIPISSTKSMLGHQLGASGSVEVIICALVIEKGVLPPTINYETPDPECSGLDFIPNVARERKVRKTLSNSFGFGGHNASVILGQV; encoded by the coding sequence ATGCAGAAACGACGAAGGGTCGTTATTACCGGTGTTGGAGCAATTACATCCCTGGGGCAGGAAAAAGACCAAATCTGGTCGGCATTGTGCAATGGGAAAAGTGGGATAAAGCCTATCACCTCTTTTGATACCTCTGCTTTTGATGTCCATTTCGGGGGAGAAGTCAGCGATTTTGATCCTGTTCAGTGGTTTGATGTCAAAGAGGCACGGCGGCTCGACCGGTTCTCTCAGTTTGCTATAGTTGCTTCTATCCAGGCTGTGAAAGATGCCGAACTAAATACGGAAAGCTTCGACAAAACAAGGGTGGGAGTTGTAGTTGGTTCAGGTATGGGTGGTTTGATAGAACTTGAATCGCAGCATGAAATTCTTTTAAAAAAGGGACCTTCAAGGATATCCCCTTTTCTGATTCCTAAACTAATGGTCAACGCTGCCTCCGCACAGGTTGCAATACGATTTGGACTCAAGGGCCCCAATTATGCCCTGGTAACAGCATGCACTACGGGCGTTAATGCCATAGGAGAGGCTGTCGGTATCATCCAAAGAGGGGATGCGGATGTTATGCTTGCAGGAAGCTCAGAGGCTGTAATTACCCCTTTGGCCCTTGGTGGTTTTAGCTCCATGAAAGCGCTCTCTACCCGCAATAAGGAACCACAAAAGGCCAGCCGTCCTTTTGATAAAGACCGGGACGGTTTCGTCCTTTCCGAAGGGGCGGGTGTCGTTGTGCTTGAAGAGTTTGAGACAGCAAGAAAACGAGGCGCCAATATCTATGCAGAAGTGCTCGGTTACGGCCTTAATTCAGATGCGTACCATATCGCAGCGCCTGAACCCAACGGCGAGGGAGCAATGCGATGTATGACAAGCGCCCTGAAAGACGCGCAGTGCAATCCCGAAGAGATTGGTTATATCAACGCTCACGCTACGTCAACCCCTATTGGCGACAACATCGAAATGAAGGCCGTAAAGAAGGTTTTTGGGCTCAATGCACCCAAAATCCCCATCAGTTCTACAAAGTCTATGCTGGGGCATCAACTCGGAGCTTCGGGAAGTGTCGAAGTTATCATCTGCGCCTTGGTAATTGAGAAAGGGGTTCTTCCCCCAACGATCAATTATGAGACGCCGGATCCTGAATGCTCCGGATTGGATTTCATCCCCAACGTGGCCAGAGAAAGGAAGGTCAGGAAGACCCTTTCCAATTCATTCGGTTTTGGCGGACACAATGCCAGCGTCATCCTTGGGCAGGTGTAA